A portion of the Benincasa hispida cultivar B227 unplaced genomic scaffold, ASM972705v1 Contig579, whole genome shotgun sequence genome contains these proteins:
- the LOC120069746 gene encoding protein MIZU-KUSSEI 1-like translates to MTGLQRTRSCMAAIKTSTKLIPSSISDHQHRHHHLRSFSSSNLPPEYSNPDNFSGRFLLHKNSGHHGHHHQAAAGSKFSTLLHSLLKLLSVPTCKWFSIPTHLSVSSSLGRRVVTGTLFGRRRGHVTFAVQLDPRSEPVLLLELATSTSFLVKEMSSGLVRIALESEAPAYNESRPRKLFEEPRWTMYCNGRKCGHSTLRVCGEFEWYVLNTVQRVSVGAGVIPVVDDGRKGSRSEGELLYMRANYERVVGSRDSEAFYMMNPDGNGGPELSIFLLRI, encoded by the exons ATGACAGGACTCCAAAGAACAAGAAGCTGCATGGCCGCCATTAAAACCTCCACAAAACTAATCCCATCTTCCATCTCCGACCACCAACATCGCCACCACCACCTCAGATCCTTCTCCTCCTCCAACCTCCCCCCGGAATATTCCAATCCAGACAACTTTTCCGGAAGATTCCTCCTCCACAAAAACTCCGGCCACCATGGCCACCACCACCAAGCGGCGGCCGGATCAAAATTCTCCACCCTCCTCCACTCTCTTCTCAAGCTTCTCTCCGTTCCCACTTGTAAATGGTTCTCCATCCCCACCCACCTCTCCGTTAGCTCCTCTCTTGGCCGGAGAGTCGTCACTGGAACTCTCTTTGGCCGCCGCCGTGGCCACGTCACCTTTGCGGTCCAGCTCGACCCCCGGTCCGAGCCGGTTTTGTTGCTTGAGTTGGCTACGTCTACCTCGTTCCTAGTCAAGGAAATGTCCTCCGGTCTGGTCCGCATCGCCCTTGAATCTGAGGCACCGGCCTATAACG AGAGTCGTCCAAGGAAGTTGTTTGAGGAGCCGAGATGGACTATGTATTGCAATGGTAGAAAGTGTGGACACTCAACGTTGCGCGTGTGTGGAGAGTTCGAGTGGTACGTGCTGAACACCGTGCAACGTGTGTCGGTCGGTGCTGGAGTTATTCCTGTGGTGGACGACGGCCGAAAAGGTAGCAGGTCAGAGGGCGAGTTACTTTACATGAGAGCAAACTATGAGCGAGTTGTAGGTAGCCGTGACTCAGAAGCTTTTTACATGATGAATCCAGATGGTAATGGAGGACCTGAACTCAGTATTTTTCTTCTCAGGATATAA